Proteins encoded in a region of the Pseudothermotoga elfii DSM 9442 = NBRC 107921 genome:
- a CDS encoding deoxycytidylate deaminase, producing the protein MLYIITAMKINEDELAMYLSKIKSKKTKDSRIPWDEYFMRICYIVKERSTCTHRKVGAVIVRENRILATGYNQPPSAFPHCDSTGCIRDHLRIPSGQNQEICYALHAEQNALMQAAKFGISTNGATMYVTTKPCSVCARLLVNAGITRVVYVQEYPDQLTDYFFAMCGVSAEKIHINGDGGEFFES; encoded by the coding sequence ATGTTGTATATTATTACTGCCATGAAAATCAACGAAGATGAGCTGGCCATGTATCTTAGTAAAATTAAATCAAAAAAGACGAAGGATTCCAGAATCCCATGGGATGAGTATTTTATGAGAATATGCTATATAGTAAAAGAAAGATCAACGTGTACACACCGTAAAGTTGGCGCAGTCATAGTCAGGGAAAATCGAATACTTGCAACTGGTTACAACCAGCCCCCTTCTGCATTTCCCCATTGTGATTCAACCGGGTGCATCAGAGACCATTTAAGGATACCATCTGGACAGAATCAGGAAATTTGTTATGCGCTGCACGCAGAGCAAAATGCCCTGATGCAGGCAGCAAAATTTGGAATCTCTACAAATGGGGCCACTATGTATGTTACGACGAAACCATGTTCAGTATGTGCAAGATTACTGGTCAACGCTGGCATAACCCGTGTTGTATACGTACAGGAATACCCGGATCAGCTGACAGATTACTTCTTTGCAATGTGCGGTGTTTCGGCTGAAAAAATTCATATAAATGGAGATGGAGGTGAATTTTTTGAAAGTTGA
- a CDS encoding DUF501 domain-containing protein, giving the protein MKRCTYGFPVVIETFPVVEGKPFPTLYWLTCPFLVREISRLEEKGWIREFEKLIMTDLIFRERYIQSHSEIKKRRMNFTKDEFVKTKLSEVGTGGIRDLTKVKCLHLHVADYLAGVKNPVGERVLKMIKNYTCNLQYCAHELFES; this is encoded by the coding sequence ATGAAAAGGTGTACTTATGGTTTCCCTGTTGTCATCGAGACATTTCCAGTTGTGGAGGGGAAACCTTTTCCAACTCTTTACTGGCTTACATGTCCTTTTTTGGTTAGGGAAATTTCTCGTTTGGAAGAAAAGGGATGGATTAGGGAATTTGAAAAGTTAATAATGACAGATTTGATATTCCGTGAGCGGTATATACAGTCTCATAGTGAGATCAAGAAAAGGCGTATGAATTTTACAAAAGATGAATTTGTGAAGACGAAGCTGAGTGAGGTTGGTACAGGAGGTATAAGAGATCTGACGAAAGTAAAATGCCTGCATTTACATGTTGCTGATTACCTTGCTGGTGTCAAGAATCCTGTGGGTGAACGTGTTTTAAAGATGATAAAGAATTACACTTGCAATCTTCAATATTGCGCACATGAACTTTTTGAAAGTTGA
- the speE gene encoding polyamine aminopropyltransferase, with protein sequence MIPGKHLWFFDYFPGGDVGLFMRISNMVHSQQTRYQRIDIFDNPTLGRVFALDGITMTTDADEFMYHEMLAHVPMFSHPNPVSVLIVGGGDGGTLREVLRHPGVKRAVLCEIDEQVVEAARQYLKTSESFDDKRAEFAYENGADYVKRFKNEFDVIIIDSTDPTAGEGGHLFTQEFYKSCFDALREDGILTVQAENALYDFGWTKITHRRISSVFPIVKAYQGFVPTYPSGYWLYIFASKNIDPVENFRYDDAKNMSQKLKYYNEELHKACFVLPNFIKNELKGKM encoded by the coding sequence ATGATACCAGGAAAACATCTGTGGTTTTTTGATTATTTTCCCGGTGGCGATGTAGGGCTTTTCATGAGGATATCCAATATGGTGCACTCTCAGCAAACCCGGTATCAGAGAATAGACATTTTTGACAACCCAACACTTGGTAGAGTATTCGCACTCGATGGTATTACAATGACTACGGATGCAGATGAGTTTATGTATCATGAAATGCTTGCTCATGTTCCAATGTTTTCTCACCCAAATCCAGTTTCTGTTCTTATTGTTGGTGGTGGCGATGGTGGAACATTAAGAGAAGTTTTGAGACATCCAGGAGTTAAGAGAGCCGTTTTATGTGAAATAGATGAACAGGTTGTTGAAGCAGCAAGGCAATATTTGAAAACAAGCGAATCATTCGATGACAAAAGGGCAGAGTTCGCTTATGAGAATGGCGCGGATTATGTAAAACGTTTTAAAAATGAGTTTGATGTTATAATTATTGACTCGACTGATCCCACTGCGGGCGAAGGCGGCCATCTTTTCACGCAAGAATTTTACAAATCGTGTTTTGATGCATTGAGAGAAGATGGAATTTTAACTGTGCAGGCCGAGAATGCTTTATATGATTTCGGATGGACAAAGATAACTCACAGGAGAATATCTTCCGTTTTTCCGATAGTCAAAGCTTATCAGGGATTTGTACCTACATATCCATCTGGATACTGGCTGTATATTTTCGCATCAAAGAACATTGATCCGGTTGAAAATTTCAGGTACGATGATGCGAAAAATATGTCCCAGAAATTGAAATATTATAATGAAGAACTTCATAAAGCTTGCTTTGTGTTGCCAAATTTTATAAAAAATGAACTTAAGGGAAAGATGTGA
- the speD gene encoding adenosylmethionine decarboxylase produces MVKKSLGRHLIAEFYDCDQRTLDDVQFVEQKMRDAAIVAGATIIGSSFHRFLPYGVSGVVVISESHLTIHTWPEYGYAAIDLFTCGEDTNPWRAFDYLKEAFGARRTQVVEHTRGDYNAIGIPIDSPHKAIKGGVCSA; encoded by the coding sequence ATGGTGAAAAAAAGCCTGGGAAGACACCTGATTGCGGAATTCTATGATTGTGATCAAAGAACACTGGATGATGTTCAGTTTGTGGAACAAAAAATGAGGGATGCGGCTATAGTAGCAGGAGCCACAATTATAGGTAGTTCTTTTCATAGGTTCCTCCCCTACGGGGTGAGTGGAGTTGTTGTCATATCGGAATCGCATCTCACTATTCATACCTGGCCCGAGTATGGTTATGCCGCCATTGATTTGTTCACATGTGGAGAAGATACTAACCCCTGGAGAGCTTTTGATTATCTGAAAGAGGCTTTTGGGGCAAGAAGAACTCAGGTTGTTGAGCACACTCGCGGTGATTATAACGCCATAGGTATACCTATAGATTCCCCCCACAAAGCAATTAAAGGAGGTGTTTGCAGTGCCTGA
- a CDS encoding diacylglycerol kinase family protein, translating into MIKSFINATEGLVEAFKQERNLRLHFLIGTIVLIISYFLDLSNEEILWLIFAVFSVIGMELLNTLVEVLMDLYSENHDVRIKFVKDVSAGMVLWYSLFAVTVGLIILGRAIFNWRNDIGRLFAVLFVVGLPLISILGGLRKRAKRKN; encoded by the coding sequence TTGATAAAATCATTTATAAATGCAACAGAAGGATTGGTAGAAGCTTTCAAGCAAGAAAGAAATTTGAGATTACACTTTTTGATCGGTACTATAGTTCTTATTATCTCGTATTTTTTAGACCTATCAAACGAAGAAATTTTATGGCTTATTTTTGCTGTTTTCTCGGTTATTGGAATGGAACTGCTCAACACACTTGTTGAAGTTCTCATGGATCTTTACAGTGAAAATCATGATGTGCGTATCAAATTTGTTAAAGATGTCTCAGCTGGAATGGTTCTCTGGTATTCTTTGTTTGCCGTTACTGTTGGACTGATTATTCTGGGAAGGGCTATTTTCAACTGGAGAAACGACATTGGCAGGCTTTTTGCAGTACTTTTCGTTGTTGGACTACCATTAATTTCCATTTTGGGAGGGTTGAGAAAGCGTGCCAAGCGGAAAAATTAA
- a CDS encoding 50S ribosomal protein L11 methyltransferase, translating to MEKIFEWYLEVKDTDLAEEMLISEDFFNYAVENEADEKRIILYTDNEEFVDKVVTRLQAKIFKKNITYSKDWFRYLAMKPFRILNKVWIDPTGKFQVDDGIVIKMRPSAAFGTGDHPTTMLCAEFLERYLKNSCSVLDVGCGTAVLSIIAKRLGARKVTALDNDPVAVEVARGFVRENNVEVDVIVSDLLNGVNGEYDIVVANIVTPVIIELLNQIHKVSKKGETVLIISGIPVKDEQRIVGEIQNKEFVILMDGEKAGWKVFAVKIC from the coding sequence ATGGAAAAAATATTTGAATGGTATCTCGAGGTAAAAGATACTGATTTAGCAGAAGAAATGCTGATTTCCGAGGATTTTTTCAATTATGCTGTTGAAAATGAAGCTGATGAAAAGAGAATAATCCTTTACACAGATAACGAAGAGTTTGTCGATAAAGTTGTGACTCGCTTACAGGCGAAGATATTCAAAAAGAATATTACTTACAGTAAAGACTGGTTTAGATATCTGGCTATGAAACCCTTTAGAATTCTAAATAAAGTGTGGATAGATCCAACAGGAAAATTCCAGGTAGATGATGGTATAGTGATTAAGATGAGACCATCTGCAGCTTTTGGAACGGGGGATCATCCAACTACAATGCTTTGTGCCGAATTTCTGGAACGTTATTTGAAAAATTCATGCTCTGTACTTGATGTTGGCTGTGGTACTGCAGTCCTGTCGATAATTGCAAAAAGACTTGGAGCGAGAAAAGTGACAGCTCTGGATAACGATCCTGTTGCTGTGGAAGTAGCGCGGGGTTTTGTTCGTGAAAATAATGTTGAAGTTGATGTTATTGTTTCCGATTTGCTCAACGGGGTGAACGGGGAGTATGATATAGTAGTTGCAAACATAGTAACCCCGGTCATAATTGAATTATTAAATCAAATTCATAAAGTTTCCAAGAAAGGCGAAACGGTTTTGATAATTTCTGGTATACCTGTAAAAGATGAACAGAGGATAGTTGGAGAGATTCAAAACAAAGAATTTGTGATTCTTATGGATGGTGAGAAAGCCGGTTGGAAGGTATTTGCCGTGAAGATTTGTTAG
- a CDS encoding 2-oxoacid:ferredoxin oxidoreductase subunit beta, whose translation MKVERLIPYLREGRWPTIWCPGCGNGIILKAFLEAVDELKIRRDRMAVVSGIGCSSRATGYIDFNTLHTLHGRAIAFATGVKLAKPDFKVAVLGGDGDILAIGGNHFLHACRRNIDLTIVVFNNMIYGMTGGQNSPTTPLEKVASTAPFGNIEKPLDVVKVATAAGATYVARATVYHYPLLVRYIMKALKHRGTSVVEAVTNCHTYYGRYNKIPNAAKMLEYFKNNSVMLDKSKNMSPEELENKIVIGEFHEEDKPTFHDLYKKIAAKFIS comes from the coding sequence TTGAAAGTTGAGAGGCTTATCCCTTACCTTCGGGAAGGACGATGGCCAACCATATGGTGTCCCGGATGTGGAAACGGTATAATCCTGAAAGCTTTTCTGGAAGCTGTCGATGAACTCAAAATAAGAAGAGACAGGATGGCGGTTGTTTCAGGAATAGGATGCTCTTCAAGGGCAACAGGTTATATAGATTTCAACACTCTGCACACCCTCCACGGAAGGGCTATTGCCTTCGCAACAGGTGTAAAGCTTGCCAAACCAGATTTCAAAGTCGCAGTACTCGGCGGAGATGGGGATATTTTAGCAATAGGAGGAAACCATTTTTTACACGCTTGCAGGAGAAATATAGATCTGACCATTGTCGTATTTAACAACATGATCTATGGAATGACAGGAGGTCAGAACTCACCAACTACTCCATTAGAAAAAGTGGCTTCAACAGCTCCATTTGGAAATATTGAAAAACCACTTGATGTTGTGAAAGTTGCTACTGCAGCTGGAGCCACTTATGTGGCCAGAGCAACAGTTTATCACTATCCATTGCTGGTTAGATACATAATGAAAGCTCTAAAACACAGAGGAACATCTGTTGTTGAAGCCGTCACAAATTGCCACACTTATTATGGAAGATACAACAAAATCCCCAATGCTGCTAAAATGCTCGAGTATTTTAAAAACAACAGTGTAATGCTGGATAAATCAAAAAACATGTCACCAGAGGAACTTGAAAACAAAATAGTGATAGGTGAATTTCATGAAGAAGATAAGCCAACATTTCACGATTTGTACAAAAAAATTGCTGCAAAATTCATTAGTTAG
- a CDS encoding cupin domain-containing protein, producing MNIGGKIKRLRLSRGLTQEELAMRTDLSRSFISQLESNKTSLAVDTLEKILRALGTDLKAFFSEEEEAKIVFKKEDRIPVYDEPEGITSYLLMSDVETKKVDPTLVTLAPGAQTEEEGYHEGDEFGYVLQGRVDLWLDGVRYRLAQGDCFYYRADKKHFLKNPSKKKDAVVLWIEID from the coding sequence ATGAATATTGGAGGAAAGATAAAGCGTTTGAGATTGTCCCGCGGCTTGACTCAGGAAGAATTGGCTATGCGAACGGATCTTTCCAGAAGTTTTATCTCTCAACTTGAGAGCAATAAAACATCTCTTGCTGTAGACACGCTTGAAAAAATATTGCGTGCTCTCGGGACTGATTTGAAAGCATTTTTCTCTGAAGAGGAAGAAGCAAAGATCGTTTTCAAAAAAGAGGATAGAATTCCTGTTTATGATGAACCGGAAGGTATTACATCGTATTTGCTTATGAGCGATGTGGAAACTAAGAAAGTGGATCCCACTCTTGTTACATTAGCTCCAGGAGCTCAAACAGAGGAAGAGGGTTATCATGAAGGAGATGAATTTGGCTATGTATTGCAAGGTAGAGTTGATTTGTGGCTCGATGGTGTTAGATACAGGCTGGCTCAGGGAGACTGTTTTTACTATCGAGCAGATAAAAAACATTTTTTGAAAAATCCGAGCAAAAAGAAAGATGCCGTAGTCTTGTGGATAGAAATTGACTGA
- a CDS encoding 2-oxoacid:acceptor oxidoreductase family protein yields the protein MQLNDPLAIRVAGSGGQGNILTGKVLAQAAMLEKKYVVQTQSYGAQVRGGISHCDVIICDEWIDFPEASQFDIMYIMHIDALRAYQKLIRANGIILIDSTFVDSVPFTVQRLTKKILMIPLEKLAVEKFNATVVSNMIGLGALIKATKIVGLESLIKAIQDMISERYVSMNIEAIKYGYEIISKEFKIRSERKIRTIGFE from the coding sequence TTGCAACTCAATGACCCGCTTGCTATAAGAGTTGCAGGATCTGGAGGACAGGGAAACATATTAACAGGAAAGGTTCTGGCACAGGCAGCCATGCTGGAAAAGAAGTATGTTGTTCAAACGCAATCGTATGGTGCTCAGGTCCGTGGAGGCATCAGCCACTGTGATGTAATTATATGCGACGAATGGATAGATTTTCCCGAAGCTTCTCAATTTGACATCATGTATATAATGCATATCGATGCATTGAGGGCTTATCAAAAATTAATCAGGGCAAATGGTATAATCCTTATCGACTCAACATTTGTTGATTCTGTTCCATTTACAGTCCAGAGACTTACCAAGAAAATACTGATGATTCCACTGGAAAAATTGGCTGTAGAGAAGTTCAATGCAACGGTTGTCAGTAATATGATTGGCCTTGGTGCTCTGATAAAAGCCACTAAAATAGTGGGGTTGGAATCATTGATAAAAGCTATCCAGGATATGATTTCAGAGAGATATGTATCAATGAACATAGAGGCGATCAAATATGGATATGAGATCATCAGTAAAGAATTCAAAATCAGAAGTGAACGCAAAATCAGGACAATCGGATTTGAATAA